The DNA region TTGCTATTACTTGCATAGTAGCATAATCCGTATAAATTTGTAGAGGATTTAACAAAAAATATGTTTAATCAACCTATTTATTAATAATTAAAATTAAAATTATGAACAAAACAGATTTAATCGACGCTATGGCGGAACACGCAGGTATTACTAAAGCAGCAGCTAAAAAAGCTTTAGAGTGTGCATTAATCGAAATTGAAGGAGCTTTACAAAAAGGAAATAGAGTTTCTTTAGTTGGTTTTGGATCTTGGTCAGTTACTAGAAGAGCTGCAAGAGAAGGAAGAAACCCTCAAACTGGTAAGACTATCAAAATCAAAGCTAAAAACGTTGTAAAGTTTAAAGCAGGTTCTGATTTAGCAAATGCTGTAAACTAGTCATTTGTTTAAAATAAACACAAAAAAGCCTTCTTTTTAAGAAGGCTTTTTTAGTATAAAACC from Mesoflavibacter profundi includes:
- a CDS encoding HU family DNA-binding protein, encoding MNKTDLIDAMAEHAGITKAAAKKALECALIEIEGALQKGNRVSLVGFGSWSVTRRAAREGRNPQTGKTIKIKAKNVVKFKAGSDLANAVN